ctgtccaccgccgctgccgcgccCTCCCTTTCCCTCGCAGCCGCCGCTTTCCCCTCTACCGCCGCTGCCCTCCTCCCCAAGTTGCCGCCGCgccccccaaaccctaaccctaccccgcgccgccgccactctccccctcccacccgagccgccgcacccctccccttgccGCCGCTCCCATGGCGTCCCCTCAATCCAGCAACTCCAATCCATTCGCCGGACTCGTACCCGACGCCACCGCCGTCCGTGATCTCGACATCCACACCCGTGTTCCCATCAAGCTTGATCAGTCCAACTCCTCGTACTACGCATGGAAGACCTACTTCAACCTCGTCTTCCGCGAGTACCACCTCCTCGAGCACGTCGACGGGACCGTGGATGGCGATCTCATGGTGGATGATCCGGACTGGGCGGCCATTGAGGCCTCTCTCATCCGGTGGTTCTACCTCACCGTCTCCCCGGACATCTTCCACACGGTCGTCTCGGAGGATGACGACGCGTGTGCCGTATGGACCAAGATCAACAACCTCTTCACCGATAACAAGCTTCAACGTCTTGTGTTTTTGCAGCAGGAATTTTTCGGGTGCCACCAAGACGATTCCTCCATCGATGACTACTGCATGCGTCTCAAGCGCCTCGCCGATGAGCTCCGTGATATCGGCGCCAAGGTGTCGGACGCGCTCATGCTTAGCACCCTCACCGCCGGCCTCAATGAGGACTTCGGCAACGTGGCTTCGAACCTCTCCCTGCTGCCGAACCCGACTTTCTAGTCCATCACCGCGTACTTACGCTTGGAGGAACAGCGGATGAAGAAGGTCAAGGCCCGCGTCCACCacaccgccctcgccgccggGACATCTCACGGGCAGCCGCAGCCCGCCCCGCCCCAACCGCGTCCGCCGGCGCCACCGGGGTACTACCCCCTCCCGCCCACTCCGCCCGCACCTCCCGCTCCTCAGCAGCAGcagggcgggggcggcggccgcCGCAACAGGCAtcgtgggggagggggcggcggtcgttcccagcagcagcagcaccagcCGCCAGGGTACGGGGGGGCCCAGCGCCAACATCAGCCCTCCCCGCCCTGGGCCGTCGGCCCTAACCCGTGGACCGGCGTGGTCCACGCTTACCACATGCCGGTCCCACGGGCCCCGGGCACCCTTGGGCCGCACCCGGCCGGGCCGCAGGCACACCTCGCCGCTGCACCCTACCAGGCGGGTGGGGGCGTCCACGCCCCTGGTGGCTACGCGCCGGGCTTCGCGCCGGGCGGCTACGCGCCTCCGCCGGCGTCCTTCGGCTATGCGCCGCCGCCTGCACCAGCTCTGCCCGGTAGCTACTCGCTCCCTCCGGCTCCATGGGATCCCGCTCTGCTCGCTGCACTTCACTCGGCGCCGTCTCCCTCCAATTACGGAGGTGGCGGTGATTGGTACATGGACACGGGGGCTACCGCCCACATGACGTCGCACCCCGGTAACCTTGCATCTTCCTTCCCAGTCACCACTTCGAACCGCATCACCTTTGGTGATGGTTCCTCCGTACCCATTACTCATGTCGGTCATAGTTTCTTTCCATCTAATTCTATGCCTATTAACATGACTAATGTTCTTGTCTCACCTAACCTAGTTAAAAATCTTGTCTCCGTTCGTCGTCTTGCACGTGACAATCCTCTCACCGTTGAATTTGATGGCCTTGGTTTCTCTGTGAAGGACGCCCGTACGCGGATGGTGCTCCACCGATGTGACAGCCCCGACGACTTATACCCGATGcactccgcctccaccgccaccgCCTCACCAGTCGCCCTCGCCGCCGGTGTCGACCTCTGGCACGCACGCTTGGGTCACCCCAACTCCACCGTCCTTCGCCAGATTCTCAAGAGTTTTTTATTTTCATGTAATAAATTTGACGAGCACACTTGTCATGCTTGCCGTCTCGGCAAGCACGTTCGTCGACCGTTTAGCGAGTCAAACACTATTTCTTCTTTTCCGTTTCAGTTAATccatagtgatgtttggacatcTCCCGTTGCGAGCAACACCGGTTTCATATATTATCTTGTTTTACTTGATGATTTCTCTCACTTTGCGTGGACGTTTCCGCTCCGTCGCAAATCCGATGTTCTCGCCACTCTCACGGCCTTTTACTCCTACGTCACTACCCAGTTCGGGCGCCCTATCCTCGCCCTTCAGACTGACAACGGCAAAGAGTTTGACAATGCTGCCACTCGCCATCTTCTCACCTCTCACGGTACCACTTTTCGTCTCACATGCCCCTACACATCTCAGCAGAACGGCTGCGCCGAGCGGATCCTCCGCACTCTTAACGACTGCGTCCGCACGTTGTTGTTTCACTCCAACGTGCCCCCTCGGTTCTGGCCTGACGCTCTCGCCACCGCCACTCTCCTAGTTAACATTAGGCCTTGTCGTCCACGCTGGAACTACACACCCCACCACCTTCTTTTTGGTTCCCCTCCCTCCTACGATGGTCTTCGCATCTTCGGATGTTTGTGTTATCCCAGCACCGCCTCCACCTCACCACACAAACTCGCTCCTCGCTCCGTAGCATGTATCTTCCTAGGCTACCCTCCTAACACCAAAGATTACCGGTGCTACGACCCCGTCTCCCACCGTGTGTACACCTCTCGACACGTGTACTTTGACGAGCGAGTTTTTCCTTTTCACCAGGTTCCACCCTCTGCAGCAGACTCGGCGCTCCCTGATGGTGTCCCGGATGCGGACTCAGTGATGCCCCCGGCGCGGCCTCTCCTGGCCCCGGCGCGGCTCCTGCCGGCTCCTCCTGGTGCGGCCTcggcgcccccccccccgcgggcCCCTCTGCCGCGGCCCCGGCTGCACGCCCCCGGCGCGGCCCTGCATGGCCCCGGGTGGCCCTTCGGCTTCCACCCCGCCGGACGACGTACCTGGCCCAGCCCCGGCCGGCTCCACCTCGGCTGGCCCCGCTCCTGCAGCCGGCTTCGGTCCCGCTGTGACGCCGGGCGTGACGGACTCTTCATCACCCCCGTCCGTCACCCCCGCCGCAGCCGACCCGCCTTCCACCGGCATGGTGACACGGTCCCGCGCCGGCATCCACCGCCCCAGCACGCGCTATGCTGCTGACGAGTACGCGTGCGCGGTGTCGACATCATCCTCTCCACCGTCGCCCATACCCTCGTCCGCACGTGCCGCTCTCCGCGATCCACATTGGCTCGCCGCGATGCGCGAGAAGTTTGACGCGTTGCAGCGCAACCGCACATGGCATCTTGTGCCGCGACCCCCTCACGCCAACGTCATCAGTGGCAAATGGGTGTTCCGCCacaagaccaaccccgacggtTCTCTCCAGCGCTACAAGGCTCGTTGGGTGGTGCGCGGTTTCCGCCAGCGCGCCGGtgtggacttcaccgacaccttcgctcCGGTTGTTAAACTGGGCACGATCCATACGGTGCTTCAGCTAGCGGTCTCCCGGGCCTGGCCAGTGCATCAGTTGGATGTTTCCAACGCGTTTCTGCACGGCCATCTCACGGAGCGGGTCTTCTGCGAGCAGCCGACTGGTTTTGTTGACGCCGAGCATCCCGACCATGTCTGCCTGCTCTCTCGGTCCCTCTATGGACTGAAGCAGGCCCCCAGGGCATGGTACCAGCGTATGGCCGGGTTCCTACAGCAGCTTGGGTTTCATACAACCCGCTCCGACGCGTCGTTGTTCGTCTATCATCAGGGCAGTGCCACTGCCTATCTGTTGCTCTATGTGGACGACATTATCCTGACGGCATCCTCGCCTGGGCTTCTTCAGCAGCTCACGGCTCGTCTACGTGATGAGTTTGCCCTCAAGGATTTTGGAGCGCTGCACTACTTCCTTGGCATTGAGGTCGTTCGTCGTGCCGACAGGTTCTTTCTGCATTAGCAGAAGTACGCTCATGAGCTTCTTGAGCGCGCGGGCATGCTTAATTGCAAGACCGCATCCACGCCTGTTGACACCAAGGCGAAGGTTTCTGCTTTGGAGGGTTCCTCTGCGCCAGATGCGGCGTTCTATCGCTCCATCATTGGCGCCCTGCAGTATCTCACCCTCACTCGGCCTGACCTGCAGTATGCAGTTCAGCAGGTGTGCCTCCATATGCACTCCCCGCGTTATTCCCATTGGACTCTGGTGAAGCGTATCCTTCGGTATATACGCGGCACTATGACCATGGGGCTCACCCTGACGGCTTCCTCCTCCATCGACATGGTCGCCTACTCCGATGCTGATTGGGCTGGCTGCCCAGACACGCTTCGTTCTACGTCAGGCTATTGTGTCTACCTCGGGCCTTCGCTGATATCGTGGTCGTCCAAGCGGCAGCCAACGGTCTCTCGCTCGAGCGCCGAGGCGGAGTATCGGGCGGTGGCTAACGCCGTTGCTGAGTGCTCTTGGCTCCGTCAGCTTCTTCAGGAGTTGCTCTGTGTGGTTCCCAAGGCCACGATCGTCTACTATGACAACATCTCCGCCgtctacctctccgccaaccccGTACACCATCGCCGtacgaagcatattgagctcgaCATTCACTTCGTTCGCGAGCAGGTGGCTCTTTGGAAGGTTCGTGTTCTACACGTTCCTACCACTCAGCAGTTTGCCGATGTCATGACTAAGGGACTACCGACCCCAGTCTTTGAGGAGTTTCGGTCCAGTCTCTGTGTCTCGggcgacgcttcgactgcgggggggggggggggggggggttgagcGTACGTTGTACACTGCATATGTATAGGACTAGGGTCTGTATTTATACCGTTGTATCTCTCTCTCCCCCCGTATATTTGTATATCTTGGGAGACAAGTAGAGGCCGGTCCACCCTATACCTATATATGTGCACCATGCACACGATCAATGATTATCGATTCGTGCAATCTCATTCTTCATAACTAACAATCGGGATTGGCTGCAGTGGGCACCATTGGAGAGACAATATATGTGTCGTGATTTTCTCGGTAGGCTGTCACATTCAGGGTTGCAAGGATGAAGAGGAATCAGAAGCTCAGGCACTATATTTTGGCCTGAGAGACAGGCTCGCAGTGTGTCGCTGGACCGTGTGCTG
The sequence above is a segment of the Aegilops tauschii subsp. strangulata cultivar AL8/78 chromosome 6, Aet v6.0, whole genome shotgun sequence genome. Coding sequences within it:
- the LOC141025687 gene encoding uncharacterized protein, with translation MASPQSSNSNPFAGLVPDATAVRDLDIHTRVPIKLDQSNSSYYAWKTYFNLVFREYHLLEHVDGTVDGDLMVDDPDWAAIEASLIRWFYLTVSPDIFHTVVSEDDDACAVWTKINNLFTDNKLQRLVFLQQEFFGCHQDDSSIDDYCMRLKRLADELRDIGAKVSDALMLSTLTAGLNEDFGNVASNLSLLPNPTF
- the LOC141025689 gene encoding secreted RxLR effector protein 161-like — encoded protein: MLNCKTASTPVDTKAKVSALEGSSAPDAAFYRSIIGALQYLTLTRPDLQYAVQQVCLHMHSPRYSHWTLVKRILRYIRGTMTMGLTLTASSSIDMVAYSDADWAGCPDTLRSTSGYCVYLGPSLISWSSKRQPTVSRSSAEAEYRAVANAVAECSWLRQLLQELLCVVPKATIVYYDNISAVYLSANPVHHRRTKHIELDIHFVREQVALWKARSVSLDRVLLETDCAMQYLIATLVELVDGQT